A region of Brevundimonas sp. NIBR10 DNA encodes the following proteins:
- the ftsZ gene encoding cell division protein FtsZ, with the protein MSLSLVRPQATELKPRIVVFGVGGAGGNAVNNMIDAGLEGVEFVVANTDAQHLSFAKTDRRIQLGETITQGLGAGAHPEVGMNAAEESADEIHAHLEGAHMIFITAGMGGGTGTGAAPIIAKCARDRGILTVGVVTKPFTFEGRHRMRLADAGIAELQRYVDTLIVIPNQNLFRVANERTTFADAFAMADQVLHSGVRSITDLMILPGLINLDFADVRAVMSEMGKAMMGTGEATGDDRALLAAQNAIANPLLDETSLKGAKAVLVNITGGLDMTLLEVDEAANAISAEVDGDANIIFGAAFDPNLEGKIRVSVVATGMDEVGAVKAEPTPTSAFHDTRRPVAPVRPEPIRQEALRPEPVRAEMARAAEVRVEQAPIVPTFQPTPEPVVARTPEPVIHVAEPTRALEPIVDPWVEAFEADHGRKATPAAATAQGELYMERQAAEPAYDDRDHRKSGWSLFGSKKPRAQSNYVAPAAPQMRQTGSAQAAPELSAEEDDLEIPSFLRRLAN; encoded by the coding sequence ATGTCTCTCTCGCTGGTGCGTCCTCAAGCCACGGAACTCAAGCCCCGGATCGTCGTCTTCGGCGTCGGTGGCGCAGGCGGCAACGCCGTCAACAACATGATCGACGCCGGCCTTGAAGGGGTCGAGTTCGTCGTCGCCAACACCGACGCCCAACATCTGTCGTTCGCCAAGACCGACCGCCGCATCCAGCTGGGCGAAACGATCACGCAAGGCCTCGGTGCCGGCGCTCACCCCGAGGTCGGCATGAACGCGGCCGAGGAGTCGGCCGACGAAATCCACGCGCACCTCGAAGGCGCGCACATGATCTTCATCACCGCCGGCATGGGCGGCGGGACCGGCACCGGTGCGGCTCCGATCATCGCCAAATGCGCGCGCGATCGCGGCATCCTGACCGTCGGCGTGGTGACCAAGCCCTTCACCTTCGAAGGCCGCCACCGCATGCGCCTGGCCGATGCGGGCATCGCCGAGCTGCAACGCTATGTCGATACCCTGATCGTCATCCCGAACCAGAACCTGTTCCGCGTCGCCAACGAACGCACCACCTTCGCCGACGCCTTTGCGATGGCCGACCAGGTGCTGCATTCGGGCGTTCGCTCGATCACCGACCTGATGATCCTGCCTGGCCTGATCAACCTCGACTTCGCCGACGTCCGCGCCGTCATGTCCGAAATGGGCAAGGCGATGATGGGCACCGGCGAGGCGACCGGCGACGACCGCGCCCTGCTGGCCGCCCAGAACGCCATCGCGAACCCGCTGCTCGACGAGACGTCGCTGAAGGGCGCCAAGGCCGTTCTGGTCAACATCACCGGCGGGCTGGACATGACCCTGCTGGAAGTCGACGAGGCCGCCAACGCCATCTCGGCCGAGGTGGACGGCGACGCCAACATCATCTTCGGCGCGGCCTTCGATCCCAATCTAGAAGGCAAGATCCGCGTCTCCGTCGTCGCCACCGGCATGGACGAGGTCGGTGCCGTCAAGGCCGAGCCGACCCCGACCAGCGCCTTCCACGACACCCGCCGTCCTGTGGCTCCCGTCCGTCCCGAGCCGATCCGCCAGGAAGCGCTTCGCCCGGAACCCGTCCGTGCCGAGATGGCCCGCGCGGCCGAGGTCCGTGTCGAACAGGCCCCGATCGTCCCGACCTTCCAGCCCACGCCGGAACCCGTCGTCGCGCGCACGCCCGAGCCGGTCATCCACGTCGCCGAGCCCACCCGTGCCCTGGAGCCCATCGTCGATCCCTGGGTCGAGGCCTTCGAGGCCGATCACGGCCGCAAGGCGACGCCCGCCGCCGCCACCGCCCAGGGCGAACTCTATATGGAGCGTCAGGCCGCCGAGCCCGCCTATGACGATCGCGATCATCGCAAGTCGGGCTGGAGCCTGTTCGGCTCCAAGAAGCCGCGCGCCCAGTCCAACTACGTCGCCCCCGCCGCGCCCCAGATGCGCCAGACCGGATCGGCCCAGGCCGCGCCTGAACTGTCGGCCGAGGAAGACGACCTGGAAATCCCATCCTTCCTGCGACGCCTGGCCAACTAG
- the lpxC gene encoding UDP-3-O-acyl-N-acetylglucosamine deacetylase: MPLRPDHHERTIVAPAICAGVGVHTGQRVRLAIRPAAPDTGIVFVRTDITDRDNRIPVSGEAVIDARLNTMIENAAGVRLSTIEHLMAAFCALGISNAVVEVDGPELPILDGSALQFVQLLDRAGFRPQSMPVRYIEILEPIHVTDGDKHAALYPCDRYEMRFEIDFDNTVIGNQVVDFVVDEETFRSDIMAARTFGFAHEVEALRQAGLARGGSLENAVVIDGDDILNPGGLRMEREFVKHKALDAIGDLYVLGAPLLGRYEGYKGGHALNNLLVRELLANPQSWRETVRVPELARVG; encoded by the coding sequence TTGCCGCTGCGTCCCGATCATCACGAACGGACCATCGTCGCCCCTGCGATCTGCGCGGGCGTGGGCGTGCACACGGGCCAGCGGGTGCGTCTGGCCATCCGTCCGGCCGCGCCGGACACGGGTATCGTCTTCGTCCGCACCGACATCACCGACCGCGACAACCGCATCCCCGTCTCGGGCGAGGCGGTCATTGACGCCCGCCTGAACACCATGATCGAGAATGCGGCGGGCGTGCGCCTGTCGACGATCGAGCATCTGATGGCGGCGTTCTGCGCGCTCGGCATCTCCAACGCCGTGGTCGAGGTCGATGGGCCCGAACTGCCGATCCTGGACGGTTCGGCCCTGCAGTTCGTGCAGTTGCTGGACCGCGCGGGTTTCCGGCCCCAGTCCATGCCGGTCCGCTACATCGAGATCCTGGAGCCGATCCACGTGACCGACGGCGACAAGCACGCGGCCCTGTATCCGTGCGACCGCTACGAGATGCGGTTCGAGATCGACTTCGACAACACCGTGATCGGCAACCAGGTCGTGGACTTCGTCGTCGACGAGGAAACGTTCCGCTCCGACATCATGGCCGCCCGCACCTTTGGTTTTGCCCATGAGGTCGAGGCCCTGCGTCAGGCCGGCCTGGCCCGTGGCGGCAGCCTCGAGAACGCCGTGGTCATCGACGGGGACGACATCCTGAACCCGGGCGGCCTGCGGATGGAACGCGAGTTCGTGAAGCACAAGGCGCTGGACGCGATCGGCGACCTGTACGTCCTGGGCGCGCCCCTGCTGGGCCGGTACGAAGGCTACAAGGGCGGCCACGCCCTTAACAACCTGCTGGTCCGCGAACTGCTGGCCAACCCCCAGAGCTGGCGCGAGACCGTCCGCGTGCCGGAACTGGCGCGGGTGGGGTAA
- the pgeF gene encoding peptidoglycan editing factor PgeF gives MTPALPEPITHPLLTKAGVRHGFFTRRGGFSTGIFDSLNTGLGSSDDIAAVEENRRRIAQTFGGGPDDLAACYQIHSAITRVAEGPWRGDRPEGDAVATATPGVICAVLTADCAPVLLADAEAGVVAAVHAGWKGALGGVVQSAVAAMSALGARPERTVAVVGPCIAQASYEVGADFQERFESVDPDSARFFMPGMAADKRMFDLPGFVLGRLEQAGIGEAAWTGDDTCADEARFFSNRRAFQRGEPDFGRLMSAISMS, from the coding sequence ATGACCCCTGCCCTGCCTGAACCGATCACTCATCCGCTACTGACGAAGGCCGGGGTTCGCCACGGGTTCTTCACGCGACGGGGCGGGTTTTCCACCGGGATCTTCGACAGTCTGAACACCGGCCTGGGGTCCAGCGACGACATCGCGGCCGTTGAGGAGAACCGCCGCCGGATCGCGCAGACCTTCGGCGGCGGTCCAGACGACCTGGCCGCCTGTTACCAGATCCATTCGGCCATCACCCGTGTCGCGGAAGGGCCGTGGCGCGGCGACCGGCCCGAAGGTGATGCGGTGGCCACCGCGACGCCCGGCGTCATCTGCGCCGTCCTGACCGCCGACTGCGCGCCGGTGCTGCTGGCGGACGCCGAGGCCGGGGTGGTCGCGGCCGTCCACGCGGGCTGGAAGGGGGCGCTGGGTGGGGTGGTGCAGAGCGCGGTCGCGGCCATGTCGGCGCTCGGCGCGCGCCCGGAGCGCACCGTCGCCGTCGTCGGCCCCTGCATTGCCCAAGCCTCCTACGAGGTCGGGGCGGACTTCCAGGAACGGTTCGAGAGCGTCGATCCGGACAGCGCGCGGTTCTTCATGCCTGGCATGGCGGCGGACAAGCGGATGTTCGACCTGCCGGGCTTCGTGCTGGGACGGCTGGAACAGGCGGGGATCGGCGAGGCGGCGTGGACCGGCGACGACACCTGTGCGGATGAGGCGCGGTTCTTCTCCAACCGCCGGGCGTTCCAGCGTGGGGAGCCGGATTTCGGACGGTTGATGAGTGCGATCTCGATGAGTTGA
- a CDS encoding SAM-dependent methyltransferase, which produces MSLKARLVREIVLTGPMTVADYVLRCLHDPQEGYYATRPGLGVDGDFITAPMVSQMFGELVCLWAAEIWRRLGSPARFTLVEVGPGDGTLMDDILRTARRAPGFLEACDLILIEPSPVLRDAQAQRLEGAALTPRWVASLDAIDADAPVILVANEMLDCLPVRQFMRTAEGWAERCVGVDEAGDLIFGLTAAPAGFTPPPYPVEIGQVVETSPHQAQFGRDCAALLVQATGAALLIDYGRDTPGPGDTLQALSRHKAVDPLVGPGEADLTQWADFPAVLAAAATAGAGTTACIGQGDLLRAMGIEVRAARLKEARPDGAALLDRQMNRLIADDEMGTLFKACAIFAPAALSVPGFET; this is translated from the coding sequence GTGAGCCTGAAGGCGAGACTGGTCCGCGAGATCGTCCTGACCGGACCAATGACGGTCGCCGACTATGTGCTGCGCTGTCTGCATGATCCTCAGGAAGGCTATTACGCCACCCGGCCGGGCCTGGGCGTCGACGGCGACTTCATCACCGCGCCGATGGTCAGTCAGATGTTCGGCGAACTGGTCTGCCTGTGGGCCGCCGAGATCTGGCGCCGGCTGGGAAGCCCTGCGCGGTTCACCCTGGTCGAGGTCGGGCCCGGCGACGGCACCCTGATGGACGACATCCTGAGGACCGCCCGGCGCGCGCCGGGGTTCCTGGAGGCCTGCGACCTGATCCTGATCGAACCCAGCCCGGTCCTGAGGGACGCCCAGGCGCAGCGGCTGGAGGGCGCTGCCCTGACGCCGCGCTGGGTGGCGTCACTCGATGCCATCGACGCCGACGCGCCCGTGATCCTCGTCGCCAACGAAATGCTGGATTGCCTGCCGGTGCGCCAGTTCATGAGGACCGCCGAGGGCTGGGCCGAGCGCTGCGTCGGGGTCGATGAGGCCGGCGACCTGATCTTCGGCCTGACGGCAGCCCCGGCGGGTTTCACCCCGCCCCCCTACCCCGTCGAGATCGGCCAGGTCGTCGAGACCTCGCCGCATCAGGCCCAGTTCGGCCGGGACTGCGCCGCCCTGCTGGTCCAGGCCACGGGTGCGGCCCTGCTGATCGACTATGGCCGCGACACGCCGGGGCCGGGCGACACCCTCCAGGCCCTGAGCCGGCACAAGGCGGTGGACCCGCTCGTCGGCCCCGGCGAGGCCGACCTGACCCAGTGGGCCGATTTTCCCGCCGTCCTGGCCGCCGCTGCGACGGCCGGTGCCGGAACCACCGCCTGCATCGGCCAGGGCGACCTTCTTCGTGCCATGGGGATCGAGGTCCGGGCCGCCCGGCTGAAGGAAGCCCGACCGGACGGCGCGGCCCTGCTGGACCGCCAGATGAACCGCTTGATCGCCGACGACGAAATGGGGACGTTGTTCAAGGCCTGTGCGATCTTCGCGCCCGCCGCCCTGTCCGTGCCGGGATTCGAGACATGA
- the lgt gene encoding prolipoprotein diacylglyceryl transferase — protein sequence MIFPEFDPVLIQLGPLPIRWYALAYVAGIVLGWWYAGVLIKRNSLWAPKKPPITTVQLDDLVLWITLGIILGGRFGYALFYKPVMYLQLFTGDSWGERLELFQLWTGGMSFHGGLLGCTAAVLWFAWKNKLSTLSVGDMALATAPIGIFFGRMANFINGELWGRETTVPWAIRFCNDRILSTYGICPAGDVPRHPSQLYEAGLEGLLLFGLLSLAIWKFRLLAKPGYVTGLFLVGYGLSRIVLENVRQPDVGLDNLPLGLTMGILLSVPMIAIGGWLIWRAWKTAPVAEPEAEPTAT from the coding sequence GTGATCTTCCCCGAGTTCGACCCGGTCCTGATCCAGCTGGGGCCGCTGCCGATCCGCTGGTACGCCCTGGCCTATGTCGCCGGCATCGTGCTGGGCTGGTGGTACGCCGGCGTCCTGATCAAGCGAAACAGCCTTTGGGCACCGAAGAAGCCGCCGATCACGACGGTCCAGCTGGACGACCTGGTGCTGTGGATCACGCTCGGCATCATCCTGGGCGGCCGGTTCGGATACGCCCTGTTCTACAAGCCGGTCATGTATCTGCAGCTGTTTACCGGCGACAGCTGGGGCGAGCGGCTGGAGCTGTTCCAGCTGTGGACCGGCGGGATGTCGTTCCACGGCGGCCTGCTGGGCTGTACCGCCGCCGTTCTGTGGTTCGCCTGGAAGAACAAGCTGTCCACCCTCAGCGTCGGCGACATGGCCCTGGCCACCGCGCCGATCGGCATCTTCTTCGGCCGCATGGCCAACTTCATCAACGGCGAGCTGTGGGGCCGCGAGACGACCGTCCCCTGGGCCATCCGCTTCTGCAACGATCGTATCCTTTCGACCTACGGGATATGCCCGGCCGGCGACGTGCCGCGTCACCCCAGCCAACTGTACGAAGCGGGTCTTGAGGGGCTGCTGCTGTTCGGCCTGCTGTCGCTGGCGATCTGGAAATTCCGGCTGCTGGCCAAGCCCGGCTATGTCACCGGCCTGTTCCTGGTCGGATACGGCCTGTCGCGGATCGTGCTGGAGAATGTGCGCCAGCCCGATGTCGGGCTGGACAACCTGCCGCTCGGCCTGACCATGGGCATCCTGTTGTCCGTGCCGATGATCGCCATCGGCGGCTGGCTGATCTGGCGGGCGTGGAAGACGGCACCGGTCGCGGAGCCCGAAGCGGAACCCACGGCGACGTGA
- a CDS encoding accessory factor UbiK family protein, which produces MQTRNPILDEFAKITTGAMGLAQAAGEEAKAAFRSQTDRVAAELDLVRRDEFDALKAEVAALRNQLTVLNAAFAAKAKKPATGTSTGGTPAEDAAG; this is translated from the coding sequence ATGCAGACCCGCAACCCGATCCTCGACGAGTTCGCCAAGATCACCACCGGCGCCATGGGCCTGGCCCAGGCCGCGGGCGAAGAGGCCAAGGCCGCCTTCCGCAGCCAGACCGACCGCGTTGCCGCGGAGCTGGACCTGGTGCGCCGCGACGAATTCGACGCCCTGAAGGCCGAGGTCGCGGCCCTGCGCAACCAGTTGACCGTCCTCAACGCCGCCTTTGCCGCCAAGGCGAAGAAGCCTGCCACGGGAACCTCCACAGGCGGAACTCCCGCTGAGGACGCAGCGGGTTGA
- a CDS encoding YbjN domain-containing protein: MNALGPEEVDVPYDPLDVVEHVLNAENLPFDRTDDGDLAFALAGDWKDYELWFAWRPEGDCLQLCCALDLRATKSRRNAAYELVSLVNQRAWMGHFEVWSEDGEIVFRHSLALPHGERPTLAQAASMIDAAVETADRYYPAFDFMIRGNKKPQEAIDSCLFETVGTA, from the coding sequence ATGAACGCACTGGGCCCCGAAGAGGTCGACGTTCCCTACGATCCGCTGGACGTGGTCGAACACGTGCTGAACGCGGAGAACCTGCCGTTCGACCGCACGGACGACGGCGACCTGGCCTTCGCCCTGGCCGGCGACTGGAAGGATTACGAGCTGTGGTTCGCCTGGCGGCCCGAGGGCGACTGCCTTCAGCTGTGCTGCGCGCTGGACCTGCGGGCCACCAAGTCGCGTCGCAACGCCGCCTATGAACTGGTCAGCCTGGTCAACCAGCGCGCCTGGATGGGCCATTTCGAGGTCTGGTCCGAGGACGGCGAGATCGTCTTCCGCCACTCCCTGGCCCTGCCGCACGGCGAACGCCCGACCCTGGCCCAGGCCGCCTCGATGATCGACGCGGCGGTGGAGACGGCGGATCGCTACTATCCCGCCTTCGACTTCATGATCCGCGGCAACAAGAAGCCGCAGGAGGCGATCGACTCCTGCCTGTTCGAGACCGTCGGCACGGCGTGA
- a CDS encoding pyrroline-5-carboxylate reductase dimerization domain-containing protein, whose product MIAPDAPVVLVGCGRLGSAIVEGWLATGFDPRRLIILSPSSKPVAEAAALRGARLNPDRSALAEAGAVVLAVKPALWRSVAEGLSDAFDPGAVIVSVMAGVRDEAISEAFLGRSVARVMPTTGVATGQGVAAIYAANRNAREAAHALFDPLADTVDLDQEVLIDVATAVAGSGPAYVHAFTRALAEAGEAQGLDADSALRLARGAVRSAASADPATPLGDLIARVASPGGTTEAGLKALANGRALDASVEAAVTAALARARELAR is encoded by the coding sequence GTGATCGCGCCGGACGCCCCCGTCGTTCTGGTCGGCTGCGGCCGGCTCGGCTCGGCCATCGTCGAGGGCTGGCTGGCGACGGGGTTCGACCCGCGCCGCCTGATCATCCTCAGCCCCTCGTCCAAGCCCGTCGCCGAGGCCGCCGCCCTGCGCGGGGCCCGGCTGAACCCCGACCGATCAGCGCTGGCCGAGGCGGGCGCTGTGGTCCTCGCGGTCAAGCCCGCCCTGTGGCGCTCGGTCGCCGAGGGCCTGTCCGACGCTTTCGATCCGGGAGCGGTGATCGTCTCGGTCATGGCCGGGGTCCGCGACGAGGCGATTTCAGAGGCCTTCCTCGGCCGGTCGGTGGCGCGGGTCATGCCGACCACCGGCGTGGCGACGGGGCAGGGGGTGGCGGCCATCTATGCCGCCAACCGCAATGCGCGCGAGGCGGCCCACGCGTTGTTCGACCCCCTGGCCGACACCGTCGATCTGGATCAGGAAGTCCTGATCGACGTCGCCACCGCCGTCGCCGGCTCCGGCCCCGCCTACGTCCACGCCTTCACCCGCGCCCTGGCCGAGGCGGGGGAGGCGCAGGGGCTGGACGCGGACAGCGCGCTCAGGCTGGCGCGCGGGGCCGTTCGCTCGGCGGCCTCGGCCGATCCGGCGACGCCGCTCGGCGACCTCATCGCCCGCGTCGCCTCGCCCGGCGGCACCACGGAAGCGGGGCTGAAAGCGCTGGCGAATGGGCGGGCGTTGGACGCATCGGTTGAGGCGGCGGTAACGGCGGCGCTGGCGCGGGCGCGCGAGCTGGCGCGGTAG
- a CDS encoding ATP-binding protein: MRFVPPAVLGRFIKRRLPASLWGRSLLIIVAPILIMQGAVTWAFFDAHWQRVTARLSEGLAGDIAWASESYRDDPTPQNLAVIAARAEKSMQLSVALKEDETLPTEQNRGPIGLIDRTLEQALASRLDQPFWFDTTRYPAYVDIQVQEPNGVLRIIAPRERAVATQAHIFVLWLTIATVLLMSVAILFIRNQVRAIERLAEAAEAFGRGEIQPRFKPHGAREVRQAATAFLAMRDRIQRHIDQRTALLASVSHDLRTPLTRLRLELALAPPFKRQTAMKGDLDEMEHMIDEYLAFARGEAGEAAQIIDIAALLTSAGEDARRIGAEVEVQAPEGLKATLRPIAIRRALNNLAGNAAAHGEHVRLSARALASGGIEIAVEDDGPGIPEEMHEEAFSPFSRLDESRNQNTKGVGLGLAIARDVARGHGGDITLDRSDMGGLKALIRLPG, from the coding sequence ATGCGCTTCGTCCCCCCCGCCGTCCTCGGCCGGTTCATCAAGCGCAGGCTACCCGCCTCGCTGTGGGGGCGGTCGTTGCTGATCATCGTGGCGCCGATCCTGATCATGCAGGGGGCGGTGACCTGGGCCTTCTTCGACGCCCACTGGCAGAGGGTGACCGCCCGCCTGTCGGAGGGGCTGGCCGGGGACATCGCCTGGGCGTCAGAAAGCTATCGCGACGATCCGACGCCACAGAACCTGGCCGTCATCGCCGCCCGGGCGGAAAAGTCGATGCAGCTGTCCGTCGCCCTGAAGGAAGATGAGACCCTGCCGACCGAACAAAATCGTGGGCCGATCGGCCTGATCGACCGGACGCTGGAACAGGCCCTGGCCTCGCGGCTGGACCAGCCTTTCTGGTTCGACACAACCCGCTATCCGGCTTACGTCGATATCCAGGTGCAGGAGCCGAACGGAGTGCTGCGCATCATCGCGCCCCGCGAACGCGCCGTGGCGACCCAGGCCCATATCTTCGTGCTGTGGCTGACCATCGCCACCGTGCTGCTGATGTCGGTGGCCATCCTGTTCATCAGGAACCAGGTCCGTGCCATCGAGCGGCTGGCCGAGGCGGCCGAGGCCTTCGGGCGCGGCGAGATCCAGCCCCGGTTCAAGCCCCACGGCGCGCGTGAGGTGCGCCAGGCGGCGACGGCCTTTCTGGCCATGCGCGACCGGATCCAGCGCCATATCGACCAGCGTACCGCCCTGCTGGCCTCGGTCAGCCATGACCTGAGGACGCCCCTGACCCGGCTGCGGCTGGAGCTGGCGCTGGCGCCGCCCTTCAAGCGTCAGACAGCGATGAAGGGCGATCTGGACGAGATGGAGCATATGATCGACGAATACCTGGCCTTCGCGCGCGGCGAGGCGGGTGAGGCGGCGCAGATCATCGACATCGCCGCCCTGTTGACCTCTGCCGGCGAGGACGCGCGCCGGATAGGGGCGGAAGTCGAGGTCCAGGCGCCGGAGGGGCTGAAGGCGACGTTGCGCCCCATCGCCATCCGTCGCGCCCTGAACAACCTGGCAGGCAACGCCGCAGCGCACGGCGAGCACGTCCGCCTGTCGGCCCGCGCCCTGGCGTCCGGCGGGATCGAGATCGCGGTCGAGGATGACGGCCCCGGCATCCCCGAAGAGATGCACGAAGAGGCGTTCTCGCCCTTCTCGCGCCTGGATGAAAGCCGCAACCAGAACACCAAGGGCGTCGGCCTGGGCCTGGCCATCGCGCGCGACGTGGCGCGCGGGCACGGCGGGGACATCACCCTGGATCGCAGCGACATGGGCGGGCTGAAGGCGCTGATCCGGCTACCGGGGTAG
- a CDS encoding response regulator transcription factor: MSYESRNRSGPVAGPGVGRHLLVVDDDDRIRELLKEYLAREGYRTTGAAHAAAARRLMELIEFDLVILDVMMPGETGLELTSWVRSKAQLSKTPVLLLTARGEASDRIEGLSRGADDYMSKPFEPKELALRIEAILRRTGGKPLTPREIRLGEVSFDMERLELSRDGKPLRLTEAEAQLLKTLAIHAHSPVERMDLSPDTADITGRAVDVQVTRLRRKLEADPKNPRYLQTVRGVGYMLAPD; this comes from the coding sequence ATGAGTTACGAATCACGCAATCGCTCCGGCCCCGTCGCCGGCCCCGGCGTCGGACGGCACCTGCTGGTCGTCGACGACGATGACCGCATTCGCGAACTGCTGAAGGAATATCTGGCGCGCGAGGGCTATCGCACCACCGGTGCCGCCCACGCCGCCGCCGCGCGTCGGCTGATGGAGCTGATCGAGTTCGACCTGGTCATCCTGGACGTCATGATGCCGGGCGAGACGGGGCTGGAGCTCACGTCGTGGGTCCGGTCCAAGGCGCAGCTGTCCAAGACGCCCGTGCTGCTGCTGACCGCGCGCGGCGAGGCGTCGGACCGGATCGAGGGCCTGTCGCGCGGCGCCGACGACTATATGTCCAAGCCGTTCGAGCCCAAGGAACTGGCATTGCGGATCGAGGCGATCCTGCGTCGCACGGGCGGCAAGCCCCTGACGCCGCGCGAGATCCGGCTGGGCGAGGTGTCGTTCGACATGGAGCGGCTGGAGCTGTCGCGCGACGGCAAGCCGCTGCGTCTGACCGAGGCCGAGGCGCAACTGCTGAAGACGCTGGCCATCCATGCCCATTCGCCGGTCGAGCGGATGGACCTGTCGCCCGACACCGCCGACATCACCGGCCGCGCCGTGGACGTCCAGGTGACGCGCCTGCGCAGGAAGCTGGAAGCGGACCCGAAGAACCCGCGCTATCTCCAGACCGTGCGCGGCGTGGGGTATATGCTGGCGCCGGATTGA
- a CDS encoding TetR/AcrR family transcriptional regulator: MKTSQSSSIRKAGRPLSFDREAALETAMLLFWRHGYESTSLGDLTAAMGVSPPSVYAAFGNKKGLFLESVRRYLSHPTSPQEIIDAAGSARDAALALMSGAAQTFTDPTTPPGCMLATSAISVSASAADVQAELAALRNAVEAHLRRRIEHAVVDGELPEDTDAGALAGHTTAVIQGMSTLARDGASRDKLLGVVRIAMRAWG; encoded by the coding sequence ATGAAAACGTCGCAGTCTTCATCGATCCGCAAGGCGGGCAGACCCCTGTCGTTCGATCGCGAGGCCGCCCTGGAAACGGCCATGCTGCTGTTCTGGCGGCATGGTTATGAGTCCACCTCGCTGGGGGACCTGACGGCGGCGATGGGGGTTTCACCGCCGAGCGTCTATGCGGCGTTCGGCAACAAGAAGGGTCTCTTTCTGGAGTCCGTTCGCCGCTACCTGTCGCATCCGACTTCGCCCCAGGAGATCATCGACGCGGCGGGATCGGCGCGCGACGCCGCCTTGGCCCTGATGTCGGGTGCGGCCCAGACCTTCACCGATCCGACGACGCCGCCCGGCTGTATGCTGGCCACCTCTGCCATCAGCGTTTCGGCCTCGGCCGCTGACGTTCAGGCCGAGCTGGCAGCTCTGCGCAACGCGGTCGAGGCCCACCTCAGACGCCGGATAGAACACGCGGTGGTCGACGGAGAACTGCCTGAAGACACCGATGCGGGCGCTCTGGCCGGGCACACCACAGCGGTCATTCAGGGGATGTCCACCCTCGCTCGCGACGGTGCCAGCCGCGACAAACTGCTGGGCGTTGTCCGGATCGCGATGCGGGCCTGGGGTTGA
- a CDS encoding aldo/keto reductase — protein sequence MSLSDYRTLGRSGLLVSPLSLGTMTFGTARWGAAEDQSRAIFDAYVDGGGNVIDTADVYAGGRGEEMVGQFIADRGLRHDLVLSTKAGFGTGQGRLAGGNGAKHTNTALEGSLRRLGVDHVDLYWVHVWDSVTPPDELLQTMAGLVRSGKIRYWGISNAPAWYVASLATLARATNRPGPIAMQYFYSLVSRDIEDEHLPLGAEFGLGMVPWSPLAYGLLTGKYDRAAIEAGAPRAGGVPREAAVAGEARPESDNRLDGANPFGDSLFTDRNWTIVETLKRVADDAGQSPARVALAWVIGRRGVATTLIGASRPQQIVDNASALDIVLSDDHRAMLDAVSAPEQRLIYGLFSDAGRRGAVFGGDSVMPWRP from the coding sequence ATGTCGCTCTCCGATTACCGCACACTGGGGCGTTCCGGCCTGCTGGTCAGCCCGCTGTCGCTCGGCACCATGACGTTCGGGACCGCGCGCTGGGGCGCGGCCGAGGATCAGTCCCGGGCGATCTTCGACGCCTATGTCGACGGCGGCGGCAACGTCATCGACACGGCCGACGTCTACGCCGGCGGGCGCGGCGAGGAGATGGTCGGGCAGTTCATCGCCGATCGGGGCCTGCGTCACGACCTCGTCCTGTCGACCAAGGCGGGCTTCGGCACAGGGCAGGGGCGTCTGGCCGGCGGCAACGGCGCAAAGCACACCAACACCGCGCTGGAAGGGTCTCTACGGCGGCTCGGCGTGGACCATGTCGATCTCTACTGGGTCCACGTCTGGGATTCGGTCACGCCGCCGGACGAACTGCTCCAGACCATGGCCGGCCTCGTTCGGTCGGGAAAGATTCGCTACTGGGGCATTTCCAACGCACCGGCCTGGTACGTCGCCAGCCTGGCCACCCTGGCGCGGGCCACGAACCGGCCGGGGCCGATCGCGATGCAGTATTTCTATTCCCTGGTCAGCCGAGACATCGAGGACGAGCATTTGCCGCTGGGGGCCGAGTTCGGCCTGGGCATGGTCCCCTGGAGCCCGCTCGCCTACGGCCTGCTGACCGGAAAGTATGATCGCGCGGCGATCGAGGCCGGGGCCCCTCGTGCCGGCGGCGTCCCCCGCGAGGCGGCCGTGGCCGGCGAGGCGCGGCCCGAGAGCGACAATCGTCTCGACGGCGCCAATCCGTTCGGCGACAGCCTGTTCACGGACCGCAACTGGACCATCGTCGAGACCCTGAAGCGCGTGGCGGACGATGCGGGCCAGAGCCCGGCCCGTGTCGCCCTGGCCTGGGTCATCGGCCGACGCGGCGTGGCGACCACCCTGATCGGCGCCAGCCGCCCGCAACAGATCGTGGACAACGCCTCGGCCCTCGACATCGTCCTGTCCGACGACCACCGCGCGATGCTGGACGCCGTCAGTGCACCCGAGCAGCGGTTGATCTACGGCCTGTTCTCGGACGCCGGACGTCGCGGGGCTGTGTTCGGAGGGGACTCGGTCATGCCTTGGCGGCCGTGA